Proteins from a genomic interval of Candidatus Eisenbacteria bacterium:
- a CDS encoding beta-lactamase family protein yields MRRAVRSLLCRAIVAASLASLLAPNSRSSLAATGEGASETPRKPAVVAGARLGRELDAWARPLVAAGQLSGNLLIAHRDRIVLERSWGMANYELQVPNTPETRFCVASITKPMTVIVALQLIMERKLGYRDSLARWIPDFPHGDSITIEHLLRHRSGIPHRVTTDEQESQPHTAADMVEFAKRTKLEFVPGERNSYSSGGFAVLARVLELAGGASYPQLLQSRIFGPLGMKHSSHPLSGEIVPMRASNYAPEPGGVSNPPLEDLSFLVGAGSVVMTARDLHLLLWADGSGKLGESFRQSALRGKGIYWNGSTNGFRAFADFDTLSEYSVIWTGNLHTGAVDLLKQAVWALLEGKSPAPATAPITTPVPVAPEALRRHEGLYDVAGNPRLPVRSRPYGLDVNGWALVATSDTTFFSLRDYAAVTAVRAADGVTSRLDWKLGAESFPCPRVADLPRSDAR; encoded by the coding sequence ATGCGCCGTGCCGTTCGATCGCTCCTGTGTCGCGCCATCGTCGCGGCCTCGCTCGCAAGCCTTCTTGCGCCGAACTCCCGCTCGTCGCTCGCCGCCACGGGGGAAGGCGCTTCAGAGACGCCACGCAAGCCCGCGGTGGTCGCCGGCGCCCGGTTGGGCCGGGAACTCGACGCGTGGGCGCGGCCGCTCGTGGCGGCCGGACAACTGTCCGGCAATCTCCTGATCGCTCATCGCGACCGCATCGTGCTCGAGCGTTCGTGGGGAATGGCGAATTACGAGCTGCAGGTGCCGAACACACCCGAGACGCGCTTCTGTGTGGCCTCGATCACCAAGCCGATGACCGTGATCGTCGCGCTGCAGCTCATCATGGAGCGCAAGCTCGGCTATCGCGATTCGCTGGCCCGGTGGATTCCGGACTTTCCTCACGGCGACAGCATCACGATCGAGCATCTGCTGCGCCATCGCTCCGGCATCCCGCACCGCGTGACCACCGACGAGCAGGAATCGCAGCCTCACACTGCCGCCGACATGGTCGAATTCGCAAAGCGGACAAAGCTCGAGTTCGTGCCCGGAGAGCGCAACTCCTACAGCTCGGGCGGATTCGCAGTGCTGGCCCGCGTGCTCGAGCTGGCGGGCGGCGCGAGCTATCCGCAGCTGCTTCAATCACGCATCTTCGGTCCGCTCGGCATGAAGCACTCGTCGCATCCGCTCAGCGGCGAGATCGTGCCGATGCGCGCCTCGAACTACGCGCCCGAGCCCGGCGGAGTCAGCAATCCGCCGCTCGAGGACCTGTCGTTCCTGGTCGGCGCAGGTTCGGTCGTGATGACCGCGCGCGACCTGCACCTGCTGCTGTGGGCCGACGGGAGCGGCAAACTCGGCGAGAGCTTTCGGCAATCCGCACTGCGCGGCAAGGGCATCTACTGGAACGGCAGCACCAACGGCTTCCGCGCCTTCGCGGACTTCGACACGTTGAGTGAGTACTCGGTGATCTGGACCGGCAATCTGCACACCGGCGCCGTCGACCTGCTCAAGCAGGCAGTGTGGGCGCTGCTCGAGGGCAAGTCGCCGGCGCCAGCAACCGCGCCGATCACCACTCCGGTACCGGTTGCGCCCGAAGCGCTTCGGCGCCATGAAGGGCTGTATGACGTGGCGGGCAATCCCCGGCTGCCGGTGCGCAGCAGGCCATACGGACTCGACGTGAACGGATGGGCGCTGGTCGCGACCTCGGACACGACCTTCTTCTCGTTGCGCGACTACGCCGCCGTCACTGCGGTGCGCGCGGCCGACGGCGTCACGAGCCGGCTCGACTGGAAGCTCGGTGCCGAGAGCTTTCCCTGCCCTCGGGTCGCCGACCTGCCGCGCTCGGACGCACGATAG